A window of Salmo trutta chromosome 17, fSalTru1.1, whole genome shotgun sequence genomic DNA:
gtgcttcacagctgggatggtgttcttcggcttgcaagcctccccctttttcctccaaacataacgatggtcattatggcaaaacagttctatttttgtttcatcagaccagaggacatttctcaaaaagtacgatctctgtccccatgtgcagttgcaaaccacagtcttgcttttttatgccggttttggagcagtggcttcttccttgctgagcggcctttcaggttatgtcgatataggacttgttttacttttcgcaccaaagtacgttcatctcaaggagacagaacacatctccttcctgagcggtatgacggctgcgtggtcccatggtgtttatacttgcgtactattgtttgtacagatgaacgtggtaccttcaggcatttggaaattgctcccaagaatgaaccagacttgtggaggtctacaatttattttctgaggtcttggctgatttcttttgattttcccatgatgtcaagcaaagaggcgctgagtttgaaggtaggccttgaaatacatccacaggtacacctccaattgactcaaattatgtaaattagcctatcagaagcttctaaagccatgacatcattttctggaattttctaagctgtttaaagacacagtcaacttagtgtatgtaaacttctgacccactggaattgtgatacagtaaattataagtgaaataatctgtctgtaaacaattattggaaaaatgacttgtgtcatgcacaaagtagatgtcctaaccaacttgccaaaactatagtttgttaacaagaaatttgtggagtggttgaaaaatgagttttaatgactccaacctaagtgtatgtaaacttctgacttcaactgtgtgtgtgtgtatgtgtatatatatgtgtatatatatatatatatatatatatatatatatatatatatatatatatatatatatatatatatatatatatactataaaaatatgcaaaaatcagaaagggggaaaatactttttcacaaaatactttttcacagcactatatatatatatatatatatatatagtgctgtgaaaaagtattttccccctttctgatttttgcatatttttataGTGAATGttgtcagatcttcaaccaaaacctaatattagataaagggacctgcgtttacaaataacaaaacaaatgaaTGCTTACTTTATTTAaattatgcaacacccaattcctctttgtgaaaaagtaattgcccccttacactcaataactggttttGCCAACTTTacctgcaatgactgcaaccaaatacttcctgtagttgttgatcagtctctcacatcactgtggaggaattttgtcccactcttccatgcagaactgctttaactcagcgacagtTATGGGTTTTCAaacatgaactgctcgtttcacatcctgccacaacatctcaatagggattaggtctggactttgactaggctattacaaaacttcaaatgtgttgctttttagctATTTTTATGTAAACTTGTTTGTGTGGTTTagattgtcttgctgcatgacccagcagcgttaagtatgtaattgttgtgttatttgcaTTACTGGGCATCTCaaggctgggtttccctttgtgaTCCATTATCGTCTGCAAGCCCTGCAACATCCGACcaacgtcagagccggtgtaataggattccaccttcctcCTATATTGTCAATTTTGCATGTTTGATGTGTCATCGGAGGTCCTAGCAAGCTTTTTTGTATGTGTCCATGTCCGTGTCCTGTTCTTTGtaagcggtagctctagcctttagcccagcGAAGATATTCCCTATtatccatggtttttggtttggatacgtTCGTAtttagcagcagctactcttcctgggttccaagAAAATGaaagcagttatacaattttaaaaacattacaatacattcataacagatttcacaacacattaagtgtgtgccctcaggccactactctactaccacatatctacaacacatatAGTATAGCCACTGTGGGGGGTATGTcgtctatgcacttattgatgaagcctgtgactgatgtggtaaactcatCAATGCTATGGGATGAATCTCGGAACATATCTCAGTCTGTACTagcttcatcagaccacttccgtattgagcactccactggtacttcctgtttggagaTTTTGTTTGTTAACAGGAAGCAGGAAAATAAAGTCATAGTCTGATTTGCctaagggagggtgagggagcgCCTTGTCTGCGTTTCTGTGGGATGAATAAAAGTGGTCTAGAGTTATCAGGGCCCCTAGTGGCGCAGGAGACGTGTTGGTATAGAACGGTTTGAGATAGAACGGTTTGAAGTCTCCCCGCGTTAGTCTCCGCCCACCAGAGTAACATCTAGACATATCTCTCTGAGGAACAGGTTCACATAGCACACCCTTCTCCGCAGTTTAAAAATAACTACAAATATTATCTCTTCCGCAGCGAGCGTGGCTTGTCATTAGACCTGAGCCTTGAGTGGTTTCTCCCCATGCTGCTACCTGCCTGCTAGCACTAAAAACATGACTTTCTATATGTCGCCAGAGGTGTGTGTGATGATGGATCTAGGCTGCCTGGTCTATTTCATCTTAGCAGTGGGTACTGAACCTGTGATTCATCTGCCTGCTATGTAAACTGATTCTGCTTCACAACCTCTGACCCCTCAGTAGGGGCTGAGAGAGAGTTATGGAAATCCTCACTGTGTCCTTACACCTACCCCAGCAGCCCTGCTCCATCTCTCCGACCGTCTCCGTCTGTCTATGTGGCAGGTTCTGAAATACTGTTCTCCTGTTGCCAGCAACCTCTGCTCTCAATCAGCACAGGGAagatgtgagtgagagagacagggagatagagGTGGAGTGGAAAGGAGAAGTGGGATAGAGGGCATTGGGAATCGTAACTATGAAAACAGTGTGGAATAGAGACTCAATGTTTTTGGAAATCCTACACTCAGCTCAGATTGTTGACATCATAGAAATTAGTATATAACTtcataggatctctatggttgaCATAATATTTGATCTTAACGAATCTCTCGCAGAAAAGCCAAAAGAAACATACAGCAGGAGACCACTGCATTCTATATCAATATGTATTTATATAGTAGGGAAATTAAACTTCCTTCTTGAGAGTTGAAAGGTGAGCTTTTTCCTGCTCTGAGAGTTTGAGATTGACGGTTTACACACGGAAAGACAGACGGAGGCATTGGAAAAGATTACAGTAGATTTAAAACCTGTGCTATGTCTCTCCACCTTTCACACTCTAAACTAACTCCATTTAATCCATGTCTTACCTTCAGGTTAGCTGTCGACACCAGAAGGGGACATGATGACAGGATGTGATGCCTTTTATTTTTAACGGCAGAACATGTTTCGCTGTATTTTATTATCCATATTTGGAATGAACTGAGGCTCTGGTGCTGCCTTGtcattgtacagtatgtgtatttcTAACATGGCTTCTCTGTCCTGTAGATATGGATGAGCCTGTGGTCTTTGCCACCAACTCCCTGCAGAGGAGGAAAAAGGGTCTGGCAGGGTTGCGCCCGGTGCAGCAGAAGACCAAACCAGGCCTGATGATTGGCCATCCCCAGGACTTCCGCCAGATCTCCTCCATCATCGATGTCGACATCCTGCCCGAGACACACCGGCGTGTCCGCCTGCACAAGCACGGTACCCACAAGCCCCTGGGTTTCTATATCCGGGACGGGGTGAGCGTGCGGGTCACGCCTCAGGGAGTGGAGAAGGTGCCTGGTGTCTTCATCTCCCGGCTGGTGCGTGGAGGCCTGGCTGAGAGCACAGGCCTGCTGGGGGTCAACGATGAGATCCTGGAGGTCAACGGCATTGACGTGGACGGCAAGTCTCTGGACCAGGTGACAGACATGATGGTGGCCAACAGCCACAACCTGATCGTGACGGTGAAGCCAGCCAACCAGCGCAATAACGTGGTTCTCCGAGGAAGCAAGGTCTCGGTAGGGGGGAACAGCTCCTCTGGATTCATAGGCTCCACCATCTCCCATGACCTGGCCCCCAGCCCCGCCTCTCAAAGTGTCAGTCACTATAGCAACAGCAACAGTGTGGCGGAGGGAGACAGCGACGAGGATGGAGACCTTATCATTGAGAGTGACATCCTGCCATACCTGCCCCACCACTGTGTGTCCAATGGTAATGGCAGCCACAGGGAGTTTCCATTGTCCTCATCACTGGGGCAACGGCCCCTCCCCCAGAGCATTTTCCTGCCCAGCAGGGGCTCTCTGTCAGACAGCAAGGCCTCTCTGAACTCCCTGACCACTCCTACTCACAACGGCAGCCCCACCAAGACCAGCAGCAGCCAGGAGAGCATGAGAGAGGATGGGAACATCATAACAATGTAAAATCTTGTCATAGTGCTAATTTTACTGATGTGTTTAGGAGACATCAACAAGAGAAGACAAAACATGCACAATTGGTCTCATGAGAAAAACAAGACAAATGATAAACATTAGCTGACCACAAAACAACAATTTTAGTTGTTACCTCACTACAGAAAACAACTCACAACAATGATGCAGGCAATGATGATGGCTTTGCCTTAAAAGTATCCGATGTGTATTCCATGCTACTAAACACTGCAGAACTAGCAGCCATCATGTAAGGAACTCAGTGGACAGTGTGGTGTCAATCCTGAGAGCCTACTTACTACAACACACATGATAATGGCTGTCACCATCACCATACTGGAAGTGCCTTATGGCTTTCCGCTCAAATCGCCTTATATTTCTCACTTTTATTTAACTTTCTAACAGGACCACCTCTCTCTTCAATTCTAGACAGTGTCATTGGGTGTCAGTGAAAAGGTGAATACTGGCAGGAAGAGAAGCAGACAACACTTCACACTCTATCTCactgtgagtgtctgtctgtgaggGACATGTGATCTATGTGGACACAGTGTTAGAGACAACATGGTATTAGTCTACTTGATCCTGCATTCTGCAATGCTTCAATGTCCATACAGTGTGTTCTCTTCTGTGACGGTGACAATCACTGCCGGTTGTTAGCCTGCTTAGCTAACATACACTAGCTTTCATTCCTCTGTCCAGAAATCATCAAGTGGATTCACATACAGCACATCTCGAAACATACATTACCTGTTCCCTCTTCTCAGTTACCACAAAGATGTCATGGCATTACtgtacacacaacacaacaaagtcaagcgAGGCTATTACAATATGTGTGCTTGGATCCAAGGGTCCCTCTGACCtccacaggacaggacaggacaggacaggacaagacaggacaggacaggacaggacagggcagggcaggacaggacaggacaggacaggactaaACATTTTATTCAGCCCTTGAACATCCTTACTCCCATTTGATACACACAGTTATGGCATATCATAACCTTTTATAGGAAAATATGTAACACTACTGTTAGTCATCATGGTGTTAGTATAGGAAGTAGGAGTGATATATGTACAtcatatttatttaacttttacaTGCAGTAGTGACAAACGAAGCCTACGTTTAACTGCGTTTACACATTGGCGTGGGGGATGGGGATGCATCATAGCAGTATATCGATCCAATTGATTCTGTCTCGGAACCATCTTCAAGAGAACACCACCTTTTTATCGCAACATGGGCAGTTTTCTCCTTTAATGTACTCCACAGCCACCAAACATGTTCTTCATCTAAAACATAGTCAGATGGTTTGACTTCATATTCATTTAAGTCAGTCGTTGACTGGCGTTAGAGGTCCCAGGATGAAACATTAGACTCAGGAGAATTTCCCTGGCAGACTTGCTGTCTTGCTTTTAAAGAAGCCAATTCCATTTTGCTTCAGGACAAGGTTTCTCTCCCCTGAAAATTTGACAAAGAGTAAACACAACAGAAATAACATGGAGTGCTGTTGCTCCAGAAGGTCACGGCCTCTTATAGACCCAGCTGTCTTCAGGCCCACTTGTGACTGCCATGTTGTTGTGTAAAATAAGGAAATTCCTTTCATGTTTAAAAAGCCTACAACTCTGCACATTGGGACCTTGTTCATACACTTTACTCCATTCTTGATATCTAAACCTGAGGGGCATggcgagggaaggaggagagatttcCTCTTAATTTGAAGGCCAAGGGTATCATCTTGCAGTGAGAGCTGTGAGGCAGACAGTCTCAAAACTCCAAGCTTATTGTTGTTGCTTCTTACCCTTACTGCACCCGAACACAAGGGCCCTCTGACTCTCTGTTAGTACTGGACTGGAGGGAGAGCTGCCGGCCCTCACAGCTAGCAATGCCCAAGACCTCCAGGCTGGTTGGTGGGCTGTGTCTGGAGTGATCTATAGAGCCAGAAGGAGCATCAGATGACCTACCACAACAGAGGGATAATATTGTGTTTTACATGGACATGATGTATCTGTAGGTCATCTTTTTCACTCTGGAACCAGCTGGAATAACACATCAATTCAATAACTCTCCATCTTAATGATGACTTAGATTATTGAATTGACCAATAAGACAGAACAAAACCAGCAGAGCACGAGGACCTCCTGTGGCCTGGTTGTTATTGTTTTGCTAGAGCTGCAGTTGTATGGGTCACTGGCACTGCTGCACCAGGT
This region includes:
- the LOC115151955 gene encoding partitioning defective 6 homolog alpha, whose protein sequence is MVQSAGVQRANMSRHQRTPLKNTNNVVEVKSKFEAEYRRFALKKSSTGGFQEFYRLLQTVHRIPGVEVLLGYADVYGDLLPINNDDNFYKALSSANPLLRIIIQKRDMDEPVVFATNSLQRRKKGLAGLRPVQQKTKPGLMIGHPQDFRQISSIIDVDILPETHRRVRLHKHGTHKPLGFYIRDGVSVRVTPQGVEKVPGVFISRLVRGGLAESTGLLGVNDEILEVNGIDVDGKSLDQVTDMMVANSHNLIVTVKPANQRNNVVLRGSKVSVGGNSSSGFIGSTISHDLAPSPASQSVSHYSNSNSVAEGDSDEDGDLIIESDILPYLPHHCVSNGNGSHREFPLSSSLGQRPLPQSIFLPSRGSLSDSKASLNSLTTPTHNGSPTKTSSSQESMREDGNIITM